One region of Natronolimnobius baerhuensis genomic DNA includes:
- the cheY gene encoding chemotaxis protein CheY produces MDVLITDDSGFMRDLLREILEEDHTIVGEAENGVEAVELYQEASPDIVFMDIVMPIKDGIEATDEITDLDPNAKVVMCTSVEQAEQMKDSIKAGAEGYITKPFQKESVLEELNSIVAG; encoded by the coding sequence ATGGACGTACTGATTACGGATGATTCTGGGTTTATGCGGGATCTCCTCCGCGAAATCCTCGAAGAGGATCATACAATCGTTGGTGAAGCCGAAAACGGTGTTGAAGCGGTCGAACTGTATCAGGAAGCATCGCCGGATATTGTCTTTATGGACATCGTGATGCCGATCAAAGACGGCATCGAGGCAACTGACGAGATCACGGATCTGGACCCGAACGCGAAAGTCGTGATGTGTACCAGTGTCGAGCAGGCCGAGCAGATGAAAGACTCGATCAAAGCCGGTGCCGAGGGGTATATCACGAAGCCGTTCCAGAAGGAGAGCGTGCTCGAGGAACTCAACAGCATCGTCGCTGGGTAA
- a CDS encoding chemotaxis protein CheC, producing MEIDIRELETYQELAHDGAQAAADSLSQLTGISTNVQVTNVSLMSSSDLQYEFIGDEFAGVNIDLSGEIEGEVVLAFDEQGRRAITDELVPADDPEKKRSSIEEVGNIMSSGFVDGWANYLNAKIKNSPPTYIEGTGTDVLPTSATEDDTHLFVFRSRVEAAQGDVNEPVDFRILLVPEADSLGQTLEPRTEGGVSFEKLEVFTDMTKEGAEKAATNISSMTGIETNVNISRMTLLPIEDIPREVGNKRYVGNVMEFEGKLSGHLVILFDQPSGRAVVDSLVPMETDGEWGSTEQGALKELGNIMTSGFIDGWANVLDAEIKHKPPEFVADTGESILSPITAKIAESDDHAFMLDSSIQTNSDQVFTCQMLALPRRDELEDALKDLLVENSQNTRVDPKELFDR from the coding sequence ATGGAAATCGATATTCGGGAACTCGAGACCTACCAGGAACTCGCACACGACGGCGCACAGGCGGCTGCGGACTCGCTGTCACAGCTAACGGGAATCAGCACGAACGTCCAGGTGACGAACGTCTCGTTGATGTCCTCATCGGATCTGCAGTATGAATTTATCGGCGACGAGTTCGCCGGCGTCAACATCGACCTCTCAGGGGAAATCGAAGGTGAGGTCGTCCTCGCGTTCGACGAGCAGGGCCGACGCGCGATCACCGACGAACTCGTTCCGGCTGATGACCCCGAAAAGAAACGCAGCAGCATCGAGGAAGTCGGCAACATCATGTCGAGTGGCTTCGTCGACGGCTGGGCGAACTACCTCAACGCGAAGATCAAGAACTCGCCGCCGACGTACATCGAAGGCACCGGGACGGACGTGCTTCCGACGTCGGCGACCGAAGATGATACCCACCTGTTCGTCTTCCGCAGCCGCGTCGAAGCCGCCCAAGGCGATGTCAACGAACCCGTCGACTTCCGCATTCTGCTCGTCCCCGAAGCGGATTCACTCGGCCAGACACTCGAGCCACGGACCGAGGGCGGCGTCTCCTTCGAGAAACTCGAGGTCTTTACGGATATGACCAAAGAGGGTGCAGAGAAGGCGGCGACGAACATTTCGTCGATGACCGGCATCGAGACGAACGTCAACATCAGCCGGATGACGCTGTTGCCGATCGAAGACATTCCACGCGAGGTCGGCAACAAACGCTACGTCGGCAACGTCATGGAGTTCGAGGGGAAACTCAGTGGCCACCTCGTGATTCTGTTCGATCAGCCCTCGGGCCGGGCCGTCGTCGACTCGCTGGTCCCGATGGAAACCGACGGCGAGTGGGGCAGCACGGAACAGGGCGCACTCAAGGAACTCGGCAACATCATGACGAGTGGCTTCATCGACGGCTGGGCGAACGTCCTCGATGCCGAGATCAAGCACAAGCCACCGGAGTTCGTCGCCGACACTGGCGAATCGATTCTGAGCCCGATCACCGCAAAGATCGCCGAAAGCGACGATCACGCGTTCATGCTCGACTCGAGCATTCAGACCAACAGCGATCAGGTGTTCACCTGCCAGATGCTTGCGCTCCCGCGACGAGACGAACTCGAGGACGCGCTCAAAGACCTGCTGGTCGAGAACTCACAGAATACGCGCGTCGATCCGAAAGAACTGTTCGACCGGTAA
- a CDS encoding CheF family chemotaxis protein, translating into MTEDVVADFTGRFFFTRGSDGDGTPLTGRVIATKKRLVLVAEDAKETVPLSRVIDINVGTVPTHVKQFFDDTLTIGYKTDEGTQSAVIESRGETVDGFVAILFRCLLNGQKVAVKHPARVGGRVKDSPVVPGKIRLDDHRIEVRSKGGTFGFDVETVMQIDRTNKIGSNDRVTLVVKHADPDTGKTTTSLIAPAKSQYVNLLARFLRLEYDALREETEDIELSNPEKRVLVGVHATGGDIDFTNMLDGDPAYVTNVLNSVKNKGLIVENGSGISLTATGRIIVSQRIEDVNAGGTLEALEETRANNR; encoded by the coding sequence ATGACCGAGGATGTCGTCGCCGATTTCACCGGCCGCTTTTTCTTCACGCGGGGAAGTGACGGCGATGGAACGCCACTTACTGGCCGGGTTATCGCGACGAAAAAACGTCTCGTCCTTGTCGCAGAGGACGCCAAAGAGACCGTTCCACTCTCACGGGTCATCGACATTAACGTCGGCACCGTCCCAACCCACGTCAAGCAGTTCTTCGACGATACACTGACGATTGGGTACAAAACCGACGAGGGAACGCAAAGCGCCGTCATCGAAAGCCGTGGCGAGACCGTCGACGGCTTCGTCGCAATCTTGTTTCGGTGTCTGCTCAACGGGCAAAAAGTCGCCGTCAAACACCCCGCTCGAGTCGGTGGCCGCGTCAAAGACTCGCCGGTCGTTCCGGGCAAGATCCGCCTTGATGACCACCGGATCGAGGTCCGCTCGAAAGGCGGCACATTCGGATTCGACGTCGAAACCGTCATGCAGATCGACCGAACGAACAAAATCGGCAGCAACGACCGCGTGACGCTCGTCGTCAAACACGCCGACCCCGACACGGGCAAGACGACCACCTCGCTGATCGCACCCGCGAAAAGCCAGTACGTCAACCTCCTCGCCAGATTCCTCCGTCTCGAGTACGATGCACTGCGCGAGGAAACCGAAGATATCGAACTTTCCAATCCCGAAAAGCGCGTCCTCGTCGGCGTCCACGCAACCGGCGGCGACATCGACTTTACGAACATGCTCGACGGCGACCCGGCCTACGTGACGAACGTCCTGAACTCCGTCAAGAACAAGGGCCTGATCGTCGAGAACGGCTCGGGCATCTCGCTGACGGCCACCGGCCGGATCATCGTCAGCCAACGCATCGAAGACGTCAACGCCGGCGGCACACTCGAGGCGTTAGAGGAGACTCGAGCGAACAATCGGTAG
- a CDS encoding type II/IV secretion system ATPase subunit, producing MTEMGTPKPSDELQEIAARRPHLREHLKKFRQITGEFPQLVDEPSSEHEVAHPNVLYPVGGPIFSHVYGDVGTKMQYFAVEPTLSEEEQSVFENVKDSLLRRSASKKAPEKDAEYDDRIEELLRESTHIKGEETNNLLEELKVRYHPGIEEVPQETYENIRYRLNRDIVGLGPLEPVMRDPENEDIHVIGPSECYVDHGVFGMVETSIDFGTREQFDRWLSNMGERIGNPMTDAEPIVDSTLPDGSRLNVIYSEDVSVKGPSLTIRQGTEVPLSIAQITNWGTLSPELAAYLWLCLENEQTVFVVGETASGKTTTLNSIMSFIPRDSKIYTAEDTAEVLPPHDTWQQLLTRESQSEDSVDVDMFKLVEAALRSRPEYIVVGEVRGEEGRMAFQAAQTGHPVMLTFHASDIVSMIQRFTGDPINVPETFMDNADVALFQNRVKQGDDVLRRVTSVQEIEGYSEQMDGVVTRQVFYWDPVEDEIVFQGMNNSYVLEDQIATLLGYAETRDIYDDLRFRADIMERMIQENILEYHEVNAAIEGFQRDGVEGLPFHITRPD from the coding sequence ATGACCGAAATGGGAACGCCGAAGCCGTCCGACGAACTTCAGGAGATCGCTGCCCGCCGCCCGCATCTCCGGGAGCATCTAAAGAAATTTAGACAGATCACCGGCGAGTTTCCGCAGTTAGTCGACGAGCCGTCCTCGGAACATGAAGTCGCCCATCCGAACGTGCTGTATCCGGTTGGCGGACCGATTTTCAGCCACGTCTACGGCGATGTCGGGACGAAAATGCAGTACTTTGCGGTCGAACCGACGCTCTCGGAGGAAGAACAGTCCGTCTTCGAGAACGTCAAAGACTCACTCCTTCGCCGCAGCGCCTCGAAGAAAGCCCCGGAGAAAGATGCCGAGTACGACGACCGCATCGAAGAACTGCTGCGAGAATCGACCCACATCAAGGGCGAAGAAACGAACAACCTTCTCGAGGAGCTGAAAGTCCGCTATCACCCCGGCATCGAGGAGGTTCCACAGGAGACCTACGAGAATATTCGCTACCGGCTGAATCGGGATATCGTCGGTCTCGGACCGCTCGAGCCGGTAATGCGTGACCCGGAGAACGAGGACATTCACGTGATCGGCCCGAGCGAGTGTTACGTCGATCACGGTGTGTTCGGGATGGTCGAGACCTCGATTGATTTCGGCACTCGCGAGCAGTTCGACCGGTGGCTCTCGAATATGGGTGAGCGAATCGGCAATCCGATGACCGATGCTGAGCCGATTGTCGACTCGACGCTGCCGGATGGCTCGCGTCTGAACGTCATCTACAGCGAGGACGTGAGTGTCAAAGGACCCTCGCTAACGATTCGTCAGGGGACCGAGGTGCCACTGTCTATTGCCCAGATTACGAACTGGGGGACGCTGTCGCCCGAACTCGCGGCGTACCTGTGGCTCTGCCTCGAGAACGAGCAGACGGTGTTCGTCGTCGGCGAGACGGCGTCGGGGAAGACGACGACGCTGAACTCGATCATGTCGTTCATCCCGCGAGATTCGAAGATTTACACGGCAGAGGACACCGCCGAGGTGTTGCCACCGCACGACACCTGGCAACAGCTCCTGACCCGTGAGAGCCAGAGCGAAGACAGCGTTGACGTGGACATGTTCAAACTGGTCGAGGCGGCGCTGCGTTCTCGCCCCGAGTACATCGTCGTGGGTGAGGTTCGTGGTGAGGAGGGCCGGATGGCGTTCCAGGCGGCCCAGACCGGCCACCCCGTCATGCTGACGTTCCACGCGAGCGATATCGTCTCGATGATCCAGCGATTCACCGGCGACCCGATTAACGTTCCCGAGACGTTCATGGACAACGCCGACGTGGCGCTGTTCCAGAATCGGGTCAAACAGGGCGACGACGTCCTGCGCCGCGTCACGTCGGTCCAGGAGATCGAAGGCTACTCCGAGCAGATGGACGGCGTCGTCACCCGGCAGGTGTTCTACTGGGACCCCGTCGAGGACGAAATCGTCTTCCAGGGGATGAACAACTCCTACGTCCTCGAGGACCAGATCGCAACGCTGCTGGGCTACGCCGAAACGCGGGACATCTACGACGACCTGCGATTCCGCGCCGACATCATGGAGCGCATGATTCAGGAGAACATCCTCGAGTACCACGAGGTCAACGCGGCGATTGAGGGCTTCCAGCGCGACGGCGTCGAAGGGCTGCCGTTCCACATCACTCGCCCGGACTAA
- a CDS encoding ATPase domain-containing protein yields MSKANNIFSIGLDDRDRLNKELGGGIPTGSIVLMEGDYGAGKSAISQRFAYGLCETGKSVTVLSTELEVKGFINQMDSLNYNVEEHLLFENMLFLHGDLDSGSVLSSSSEEDNRQDLLTDLMEEETLWSADVIVIDTFDAILRNDPKFEALVRQNDERQAALEIISFLRNIISQGKVVVLTVDPSTVGEEAIGPFRSIADVFIELEMIEVGNDIRRQLFIKRFAGMGEQVGDRVGYSVRSGTGIVIENRSVA; encoded by the coding sequence ATGAGTAAAGCAAACAACATCTTCTCTATTGGACTGGACGACCGCGACCGCCTGAATAAGGAACTTGGTGGCGGTATTCCGACTGGAAGTATCGTTTTGATGGAAGGCGACTACGGGGCCGGCAAAAGCGCAATTTCACAGCGCTTTGCCTACGGGCTCTGTGAGACCGGCAAGTCCGTCACCGTCCTCTCGACCGAACTCGAGGTTAAGGGATTTATCAATCAGATGGACTCGCTGAACTACAACGTCGAGGAACACCTGTTGTTCGAGAACATGCTCTTTCTCCATGGCGACCTCGACAGTGGCAGCGTGTTATCGTCCTCGAGTGAGGAAGACAATCGTCAGGACTTGCTGACGGATCTGATGGAAGAGGAGACGCTCTGGTCTGCAGATGTCATCGTCATCGATACCTTCGATGCAATCTTGCGAAACGATCCGAAGTTCGAGGCGCTGGTCCGACAGAACGACGAACGACAGGCTGCCCTCGAGATCATTTCGTTCCTCCGGAACATCATCTCACAGGGAAAAGTCGTCGTGCTCACAGTTGACCCATCGACTGTCGGGGAGGAAGCGATTGGCCCGTTCCGGTCGATTGCTGATGTCTTCATCGAACTCGAGATGATCGAGGTTGGAAACGACATTCGCCGGCAGTTGTTCATCAAACGGTTTGCAGGCATGGGTGAACAGGTCGGTGACCGAGTGGGCTATTCGGTCCGCTCGGGAACTGGAATCGTCATCGAGAACCGCAGTGTTGCCTAA
- a CDS encoding FlaD/FlaE family flagellar protein, which translates to MLLSIIGNLLGDDGNGRDSGSGSDSSGGDDGLMGGDGGDLAGGTGDQGLMPGANTGGGSGGGDDLLDGGGGGGDDDFLGDGMGGMDEMGGMDDMGGQMSMDEMGDDGGASSELQSRVDEIENEVGSLSSTVNTVQSENEKISDSLGEIEEDIRKLLEVYEMVTQGVNPFVEGDSLSDSFQHGSGGGGGEGGAQGSGSFGGESLFDSDIDDDEDEDIDEDIADAEAEDFLDESIADGDDDEDDDFAFDDMDDDLEDDDDFGDLEDDGGTDDSDAGGTDDGDLSFDDLKSEFDSGDAEWGDDADEAATESEGDAGEDLFDDDSSDGSADAAMDAGAPADDDTLEFDEADAADDEPLFEEESAATETSALESEPAMDAEIPWDDGGRPYLESIPSEYETQFAVMDWLDYLVGEAGLNGAARTISFYESIQWVSSPVAAHLQTTLNGFGGGPDIDDPEPRSALGVDHKRSLWRISQIKTPEKDRQSYEEWLETEGIAGMALGESDDDAVAEEEDDDPDERDADDVAVEYIEDAEADDTDDANAEDDTGNVHVEDDTGDEAAIDALEAALEDTVDDAVGDADDAVADGDETTDDADAEDVVAASSDDADVTDTADETNTVTDAAVVDESQELEYTAVETVEDVTDDEATQASDAATTPDVPAETDAASSDPVPEDETHDGSLADGDSSPQTIQIDDSRTDSDVAATAATEAVADSSEDPTWTDNTTVLRERGETDDATENGQMIWVDSDVVLSEAGLERYNTREFTRRSRRTGSVGSTTVDTQDSREDHLKPLFIPDENGEVTLESVQLLLVHDEDTDQQ; encoded by the coding sequence ATGTTACTGTCCATAATCGGTAATTTACTCGGCGACGACGGCAACGGGCGAGATAGTGGCTCCGGGTCCGACTCGAGTGGCGGGGATGATGGCCTCATGGGCGGTGACGGTGGCGATCTCGCCGGGGGGACGGGCGATCAGGGATTGATGCCCGGCGCGAACACTGGCGGCGGATCGGGCGGTGGGGACGACCTCCTCGATGGCGGGGGCGGTGGCGGCGACGATGATTTCCTCGGTGACGGCATGGGCGGGATGGACGAGATGGGGGGGATGGACGACATGGGCGGTCAGATGTCCATGGATGAGATGGGAGACGATGGCGGTGCATCGAGTGAACTCCAGTCCCGCGTCGACGAGATCGAAAACGAGGTCGGCTCACTCTCCTCGACGGTCAACACCGTCCAGAGCGAAAACGAGAAGATCAGCGACTCACTCGGCGAAATCGAAGAGGACATCCGCAAACTACTCGAGGTCTACGAGATGGTCACCCAGGGTGTCAACCCGTTCGTGGAAGGTGACTCACTGAGTGACTCGTTCCAGCACGGCAGCGGCGGTGGTGGCGGCGAAGGCGGTGCGCAAGGGTCAGGAAGTTTCGGCGGTGAGAGTCTCTTCGACAGCGATATCGACGATGACGAAGACGAGGATATCGACGAGGACATCGCCGACGCTGAAGCGGAGGACTTCCTCGATGAGAGTATTGCCGACGGAGACGACGACGAGGACGATGACTTCGCGTTTGACGACATGGACGACGACCTCGAGGATGACGACGACTTCGGTGACCTCGAGGACGATGGCGGTACAGACGACAGCGATGCTGGTGGCACAGATGATGGCGATCTGTCGTTCGACGACCTCAAATCGGAGTTTGATTCGGGTGATGCAGAATGGGGTGACGACGCCGACGAGGCCGCAACCGAGTCCGAGGGAGACGCGGGTGAGGACCTGTTCGACGACGACAGTAGCGACGGAAGCGCGGATGCAGCGATGGACGCGGGTGCGCCCGCGGACGATGACACGCTCGAGTTTGACGAGGCTGATGCAGCCGACGACGAACCGCTGTTTGAGGAGGAGTCAGCGGCGACCGAGACGAGCGCACTCGAGTCCGAGCCTGCGATGGACGCCGAGATTCCGTGGGATGATGGCGGCCGGCCGTACCTCGAGTCGATTCCCTCGGAGTACGAGACGCAGTTTGCGGTCATGGACTGGCTCGATTATCTCGTCGGCGAGGCCGGGCTCAACGGCGCGGCACGGACGATTTCGTTTTACGAGTCGATCCAGTGGGTGAGTTCGCCGGTTGCGGCACACCTCCAGACGACGCTGAACGGCTTTGGCGGCGGGCCGGACATCGACGATCCAGAACCGCGATCCGCACTTGGAGTCGACCACAAACGCAGCCTATGGCGAATCAGCCAGATCAAGACGCCAGAGAAAGATCGGCAGTCCTACGAGGAGTGGCTCGAGACCGAAGGCATCGCTGGGATGGCACTCGGTGAGTCCGACGACGATGCAGTTGCGGAGGAGGAAGACGACGACCCCGACGAACGCGACGCTGACGACGTCGCTGTCGAGTATATTGAAGACGCAGAGGCCGACGACACCGACGATGCGAACGCCGAGGACGATACTGGCAATGTGCACGTTGAGGACGACACTGGCGACGAGGCCGCTATCGACGCACTCGAGGCGGCACTCGAGGACACCGTTGACGACGCTGTTGGAGATGCGGACGACGCTGTCGCCGATGGAGACGAGACGACAGACGACGCGGATGCCGAGGACGTCGTGGCAGCCTCGTCCGACGATGCAGATGTAACTGACACGGCAGATGAAACCAACACTGTAACTGACGCTGCTGTCGTCGACGAGTCACAGGAACTCGAGTACACGGCAGTCGAAACGGTCGAGGACGTAACCGACGACGAGGCAACTCAGGCGTCCGACGCAGCGACGACCCCTGACGTTCCAGCTGAGACGGACGCCGCCTCGAGCGATCCTGTGCCCGAGGACGAGACGCACGACGGGTCGCTGGCAGACGGCGACTCGAGTCCACAGACGATTCAGATCGATGACTCCCGTACAGATTCGGATGTGGCCGCGACAGCGGCGACCGAAGCGGTTGCGGACTCGAGCGAGGACCCGACCTGGACGGACAACACAACCGTCCTTCGCGAACGCGGAGAGACTGACGACGCCACCGAGAACGGCCAGATGATCTGGGTCGACTCGGACGTCGTGCTCTCGGAAGCGGGCCTCGAGCGCTACAATACGCGTGAGTTTACGCGCCGGTCGCGTCGCACTGGCAGCGTCGGGTCGACCACGGTCGATACACAAGACTCACGTGAAGACCATCTCAAGCCATTGTTCATCCCGGATGAAAACGGCGAGGTCACACTCGAGTCCGTGCAGTTGTTGCTCGTACACGATGAGGACACAGACCAGCAGTGA
- a CDS encoding DUF7500 family protein translates to MTQNNEDEDPKANADVPPVLPNEQQPSSTSRSRGALSPDDLDFTDSPYVDEIDDGRYVVSADRRPSSGSPAQQTRSAASGHQESNANATAGETAAESAATPRARDSTETAEQTPEEPSQSQPAAADSSEELQTPTREPAPSQSPQSVHETQATSQSPEAARSLLASELEHAEARYAIDIISRFDDETARHRTASDDVVGTFNSLLFWYARHVSGQTPTNRAASLLLEKSDFTPALSTQQVEQAMRTHGLEESSSLGELLEALE, encoded by the coding sequence ATGACACAGAATAACGAGGACGAGGACCCAAAGGCGAACGCGGACGTTCCACCCGTCCTGCCGAACGAACAACAACCGTCCTCGACCTCGCGGTCGCGCGGCGCACTCTCGCCGGATGATCTCGATTTCACCGACAGTCCCTATGTCGACGAAATCGACGACGGCCGATACGTCGTCTCTGCGGATCGACGGCCATCCAGCGGATCGCCTGCCCAGCAAACCAGAAGCGCCGCGTCCGGACATCAGGAGTCGAACGCAAACGCGACTGCCGGCGAGACAGCCGCTGAGAGTGCCGCAACTCCACGTGCTCGAGACAGCACGGAGACGGCGGAGCAGACGCCCGAGGAGCCGTCACAGTCACAGCCAGCAGCCGCCGACTCGAGCGAGGAACTGCAGACCCCGACGCGCGAGCCAGCCCCGTCACAGTCGCCCCAGAGCGTCCACGAGACACAGGCGACTTCACAGAGTCCCGAAGCCGCACGGTCACTGCTCGCCAGCGAACTCGAGCACGCCGAGGCGCGCTATGCAATCGACATTATCTCGCGCTTCGACGACGAGACGGCACGCCACCGAACGGCCTCTGATGACGTCGTCGGCACGTTCAACAGCCTCCTGTTCTGGTACGCCCGACACGTGTCCGGGCAGACTCCAACGAACCGCGCAGCGTCGCTGTTGCTCGAGAAATCTGATTTTACACCCGCACTCTCGACACAGCAGGTCGAACAGGCGATGCGAACCCACGGACTTGAGGAATCGAGCAGTCTCGGCGAGTTACTCGAGGCCCTCGAGTAG
- the flaJ gene encoding archaellar assembly protein FlaJ, producing the protein MATSTATDRAGITDFSRSIIRAYDEMELPVRLYLLAVLLPATLFFIGTIVAAILIDALLFVKLLIPVFGLLALGSAIGYPRLAVDSRRIEMENRFHLFVIHMTVLSTTNIDRMEVIRHLAREEEYGELAAEMQRVVDLVDVWHLSLDDACRRRAKEVPSDSVSDLLERMAYTLNAGQGLDEFLHQEQEVLVEQYSTVYRQSLSNLDVLKDLYLALVISMTFALVFAVVLPLLTGTDPTLTVTLVIVLFVFVQLGFLFVVRAVVPDDPLWYLEEGYRTRTKKIMLGSVLAGVSLSSFFVLIMTLVSFNVLPGQSYIHRLPLLLYLPLATSPLLIPGVVFWHEERKTFNRDRAFPNFIRALGTSESARQSTTSEVLSTLRSKDFGPLTENVDDLYCRLNMRLSTEKSWRYFTGDASSFLIQKFSEMYLVGREMGGGPKRLGELISNNMSEIINLREERQQQTMTLIGVLYGITVASAFAFYIGLELAVMLSSFDIDTGGQNIGGGLIHTEQYDILVLRYLLVLVLIFNALISSLMLRVADGGHFGNSYIHFTALLWLGAVTGAATERLVDALITIDL; encoded by the coding sequence ATGGCTACGAGCACGGCGACAGACAGGGCAGGGATCACCGATTTCAGTCGGTCGATTATCCGCGCGTACGACGAGATGGAGCTGCCGGTACGGCTCTACCTCCTGGCAGTGTTGCTCCCGGCGACGCTGTTTTTCATCGGCACAATCGTCGCAGCGATCCTGATCGATGCGCTGTTGTTCGTCAAGTTGCTCATTCCGGTGTTTGGCCTGTTGGCGCTTGGCTCTGCAATCGGCTATCCGCGACTGGCTGTCGACAGCCGCCGGATCGAGATGGAGAATCGCTTCCACCTGTTCGTCATCCACATGACGGTGCTGTCGACGACGAACATCGACCGCATGGAAGTGATTCGCCATCTCGCGCGCGAGGAGGAATACGGTGAACTCGCAGCTGAAATGCAACGCGTCGTCGACTTAGTCGACGTCTGGCACTTGAGCTTAGACGATGCCTGTCGCCGCCGTGCGAAAGAGGTTCCGAGCGATTCGGTCTCTGACCTCTTAGAGCGGATGGCCTACACCCTCAACGCGGGACAGGGCCTCGATGAGTTCCTGCATCAGGAACAGGAAGTCCTCGTCGAACAGTACTCGACGGTCTACAGACAGTCACTGAGCAATCTGGACGTCCTCAAGGACCTCTATCTCGCGCTGGTTATTTCGATGACGTTCGCGCTCGTGTTCGCGGTCGTCCTGCCGCTGCTGACAGGTACCGATCCAACGCTCACCGTGACGCTCGTGATCGTCCTGTTCGTGTTCGTCCAGCTTGGCTTCCTGTTCGTCGTCCGTGCGGTCGTCCCCGACGACCCACTCTGGTATCTCGAGGAGGGGTATCGGACGCGGACGAAGAAGATCATGCTCGGTTCCGTGCTGGCCGGCGTGAGCCTGAGCAGTTTCTTCGTGCTCATCATGACGCTCGTTTCGTTCAACGTCCTGCCCGGCCAGTCGTACATTCACCGGCTGCCGCTGTTGCTTTACTTGCCGCTTGCGACGAGTCCGCTGTTGATTCCCGGTGTCGTCTTCTGGCACGAAGAGCGCAAGACGTTCAACCGAGACCGGGCGTTTCCGAACTTCATCCGGGCGCTTGGGACGAGCGAGAGTGCCCGCCAGAGTACGACCTCGGAGGTCCTCTCGACGCTGCGCTCGAAAGACTTCGGGCCACTGACCGAGAACGTCGACGACCTCTACTGTCGACTGAATATGCGCCTGAGCACCGAGAAGTCCTGGCGGTACTTCACTGGCGATGCGAGTTCGTTCCTGATCCAGAAGTTCAGTGAGATGTACCTCGTTGGCCGTGAGATGGGTGGCGGTCCGAAACGACTGGGCGAACTCATCAGCAACAACATGAGCGAGATCATCAACCTGCGTGAAGAGCGCCAACAGCAGACAATGACGCTTATTGGCGTCCTCTACGGGATTACGGTCGCCTCGGCGTTTGCGTTCTACATCGGGTTGGAACTCGCCGTCATGCTCTCGAGTTTCGATATCGATACCGGCGGGCAGAACATCGGCGGCGGACTCATTCACACGGAACAGTACGATATCCTCGTGTTGCGGTACCTGCTGGTCCTCGTGTTAATTTTCAACGCACTCATCTCCTCGCTCATGCTTCGTGTGGCTGATGGCGGTCACTTCGGCAACTCCTATATCCACTTCACTGCGTTGCTCTGGCTCGGTGCGGTTACCGGCGCTGCGACTGAACGACTCGTCGATGCGCTCATCACGATTGACCTCTAA